Proteins from a single region of Streptomyces sp. HUAS 15-9:
- a CDS encoding histidine phosphatase family protein, with translation MRLLLVRHGQTPSNVDFLLDTAVPGPGLTPLGERQAAALPRALADEDIEAVYASTLIRTQLTAAPLAAARRHHVLVRDGIREVSAGDLEMLPGDSERGRLYMEIVFAWAAGDTGLRMPGGESGEEALRRYDAVIAEAARSGASTVAMVSHGAAIRMWTAARADNVDIPFAAERPLENTGVVVLEGSPSDGWKALSWAGAVVVPAGEGGPTGRPQPLGRGAPATHRPRPGDAAG, from the coding sequence ATGCGCCTGCTCCTCGTCCGCCACGGCCAGACCCCGTCCAACGTCGACTTCCTGCTGGACACCGCCGTACCCGGGCCCGGTCTGACCCCGCTCGGGGAGCGGCAGGCCGCCGCCCTGCCCCGGGCGCTCGCGGACGAGGACATCGAGGCCGTCTACGCCTCCACCCTGATCCGTACGCAGCTGACGGCCGCCCCGCTGGCGGCCGCCCGCCGGCACCACGTGCTCGTCCGGGACGGCATCCGCGAGGTGTCCGCCGGGGATCTGGAGATGCTTCCCGGTGACTCGGAGCGCGGCCGGCTCTACATGGAGATCGTGTTCGCGTGGGCGGCCGGCGACACCGGGCTGCGGATGCCGGGCGGGGAGAGCGGCGAAGAGGCGCTGAGGCGCTACGACGCCGTGATCGCCGAGGCCGCGCGGAGCGGCGCCTCGACCGTGGCCATGGTCAGCCACGGCGCGGCGATCCGGATGTGGACGGCCGCCCGCGCCGACAACGTCGACATCCCCTTCGCCGCGGAGCGCCCGCTGGAGAACACCGGTGTGGTGGTCCTGGAGGGCTCTCCGTCCGACGGCTGGAAGGCCCTGTCCTGGGCGGGAGCGGTCGTGGTGCCCGCGGGGGAGGGCGGCCCGACGGGGCGGCCGCAGCCGCTGGGCCGGGGCGCCCCGGCGACGCACCGGCCCAGGCCAGGGGACGCGGCCGGATAA
- a CDS encoding SRPBCC family protein yields MTDTLGSARSATSSTVGQAKDNALGRLAESEAADRLKAEVQEYLAAQAQRMLVGVGRKLGETTGKLNDIAEGKSPGFARLALDAGRKVAEGKGPLRSALELGASQAKDNVVGALKNLGGGKGKRKGRAGQKPTVIIEYIDVGVPLRTAYDQWTQYQDFSTFAKGVKSASRTDDTHSDWQLKVWWSNRGWKAHTTEQIPDYRIQWSSEGGKGSTKGVVSFHRLEDNLTRVLLVMEYYPKGFFEKTGNIWRAQGRRARLDLKNFARFITIKGEAEDGWRGEIQDGEVVLSHEDAVAEEEEQSDEERRPEAEDENEDESEENEDESEEYEGEDEQEPEEYEAEEEYDEEEPENEYQDENEDEYESESEQEPEDEYAGSRSRR; encoded by the coding sequence ATGACGGACACCCTTGGATCCGCGCGGTCCGCGACGTCGTCCACGGTCGGGCAGGCCAAGGACAACGCGCTCGGCCGGCTGGCGGAGAGCGAGGCGGCCGACCGGCTGAAGGCCGAGGTGCAGGAGTACCTCGCCGCCCAGGCCCAGCGCATGCTGGTCGGCGTCGGCCGCAAGCTGGGCGAGACCACCGGCAAGCTCAACGACATCGCCGAGGGCAAGAGCCCCGGCTTCGCCCGGCTCGCCCTGGACGCCGGACGCAAGGTCGCCGAGGGCAAGGGCCCCCTGCGCTCCGCGCTGGAGCTCGGCGCCTCGCAGGCCAAGGACAACGTGGTCGGCGCCCTGAAGAACCTCGGCGGCGGCAAGGGCAAGCGCAAGGGCCGGGCGGGCCAGAAGCCCACGGTCATCATCGAGTACATCGATGTCGGCGTGCCGCTGCGCACCGCCTACGACCAGTGGACCCAGTACCAGGACTTCAGCACCTTCGCGAAGGGTGTCAAGAGCGCGAGCCGCACCGACGACACGCACTCGGACTGGCAGCTGAAGGTCTGGTGGTCCAACCGCGGCTGGAAGGCCCACACCACCGAGCAGATACCCGACTACCGCATCCAGTGGTCGTCGGAGGGTGGCAAGGGCAGCACGAAGGGCGTGGTCTCCTTCCACCGGCTGGAGGACAACCTCACCCGGGTCCTGCTGGTCATGGAGTACTACCCCAAGGGGTTCTTCGAGAAGACCGGCAACATCTGGCGTGCCCAGGGCCGCCGGGCCCGGCTCGACCTCAAGAACTTCGCCCGCTTCATCACCATCAAGGGCGAGGCCGAGGACGGCTGGCGCGGTGAGATCCAGGACGGCGAGGTGGTCCTCAGCCACGAGGACGCCGTCGCCGAGGAGGAGGAACAGTCCGACGAGGAGCGGCGCCCGGAGGCGGAGGACGAGAACGAGGACGAATCCGAGGAGAACGAGGACGAATCCGAGGAGTACGAGGGCGAGGACGAACAGGAGCCGGAGGAGTACGAAGCCGAGGAGGAGTACGACGAGGAGGAGCCGGAGAACGAGTACCAGGACGAGAATGAGGACGAGTACGAGTCCGAGTCCGAACAGGAACCCGAGGACGAGTATGCCGGGAGCAGGAGCCGTCGATGA
- a CDS encoding hydrophobic protein, with amino-acid sequence MVPILLVLLLALILFGAGFAVKMLWWIALAVLVLWLLGFLVRGISATGSRSRWYRW; translated from the coding sequence ATGGTTCCCATCCTGCTCGTACTGCTTTTGGCCCTCATTCTCTTCGGTGCCGGATTTGCAGTGAAGATGCTCTGGTGGATTGCCCTGGCTGTACTCGTGCTGTGGCTGCTGGGATTCCTGGTGCGCGGTATCAGCGCCACCGGAAGCAGGAGCCGCTGGTACCGGTGGTGA
- a CDS encoding class I SAM-dependent methyltransferase → MPKPQETAVYTHGHHESVLRSHTWRTAANSAAHLLGSLKPHMKILDIGCGPGTITADLAALVPDGHVTGVDHAPGILDRARATAAGRGLANVDFAVADVHALDYPDDTFCVVHAHQVLQHVGDPVRALREMRRVTKPGGFIAVRDSDYAAMTWYPQVPGLDDWLDLYRRVARANGGEPDAGRRLKSWALAAGLTDITATSSTWTYATPQERAWWSGLWADRTVASAYADRATEGGHATAGQLRAISEAWREWGRREDGWFAVLHGEIICRTEA, encoded by the coding sequence ATGCCGAAGCCGCAGGAGACCGCCGTCTACACCCACGGGCACCACGAGTCGGTGCTGCGTTCGCACACCTGGCGGACCGCCGCCAACTCGGCGGCCCATCTGCTCGGTTCGCTCAAGCCCCATATGAAGATCCTGGACATCGGCTGCGGCCCCGGGACCATCACCGCCGACCTGGCGGCGCTGGTCCCCGACGGGCATGTCACCGGCGTCGACCACGCGCCGGGGATCCTCGACCGGGCCCGGGCCACGGCGGCCGGACGGGGCCTGGCGAACGTGGACTTCGCGGTCGCCGACGTACACGCCCTGGACTACCCCGACGACACGTTCTGCGTGGTCCACGCGCACCAGGTGCTGCAGCACGTCGGCGACCCGGTGCGGGCGCTGCGCGAGATGCGCCGGGTCACGAAGCCCGGCGGGTTCATCGCCGTACGAGACTCGGACTACGCGGCGATGACCTGGTACCCGCAGGTGCCTGGGCTGGACGACTGGCTGGACCTGTACCGCCGGGTCGCCCGCGCCAACGGCGGTGAGCCGGACGCCGGCCGACGCCTGAAGTCCTGGGCGCTGGCCGCCGGGCTGACGGACATCACGGCCACGTCCAGCACCTGGACGTACGCCACGCCACAGGAGCGCGCGTGGTGGAGCGGTCTGTGGGCGGACCGCACCGTCGCCTCCGCGTACGCGGACCGCGCGACCGAGGGCGGTCATGCGACCGCCGGGCAACTCCGGGCCATTTCGGAGGCCTGGCGGGAATGGGGAAGGCGGGAGGACGGCTGGTTCGCCGTACTCCACGGGGAAATTATCTGCCGCACGGAGGCCTGA
- a CDS encoding gas vesicle protein, protein MTVVERREVALVDLLDRLLAGGVVIAGDITLRIADVDLVRIDLNALISSVSDQVPAPWPEVTS, encoded by the coding sequence GTGACCGTCGTCGAACGCAGGGAGGTCGCCCTGGTGGACCTGCTCGACCGGCTGCTCGCCGGGGGCGTGGTCATCGCCGGGGACATCACCCTGCGCATCGCCGACGTGGACCTCGTCCGGATCGACCTGAACGCCCTGATCAGCTCGGTGAGCGACCAGGTGCCCGCACCGTGGCCGGAGGTGACGTCGTGA
- a CDS encoding gas vesicle protein K, which yields MTERRNRMDLDPDTVERDLVKLVLTLVELLRQLMERQALRRFDTGELTEEQEERIGLTLMLLEDRMAELRDRYGLRPEDLNLDLGPLGPLLPRQ from the coding sequence GTGACGGAACGCAGGAACCGGATGGACCTCGACCCCGACACGGTCGAGCGCGACCTCGTCAAACTCGTGCTGACCCTGGTCGAGTTGCTGCGTCAGCTGATGGAGCGGCAGGCGCTGCGCCGCTTCGACACCGGCGAGCTGACCGAGGAACAGGAGGAGCGCATCGGGCTCACCCTGATGCTCCTGGAGGACCGCATGGCCGAACTGCGCGACCGCTACGGACTGCGGCCCGAGGACCTCAACCTGGACCTCGGGCCACTCGGGCCGCTGCTTCCGCGGCAGTGA
- a CDS encoding ABC-F family ATP-binding cassette domain-containing protein yields MGHLEAAHLEYYLPDGRALLGDVSFRVGEGAAVALVGPNGAGKTTLLRLISGELKPHGGTVTVSGGLGVMRQFVGSVRDETTVRDLLVSVAPPRVREAARAVDKAEHAIMTVDDEAAQLRYAQALADWAEVRGYEAETLWDMCTTAALGVPYERAQWRQVRTLSGGEQKRLVLESLFRGTDEVLLLDEPDNYLDVPGKRWLEERLKETRKTVLFVSHDRELLSRAAEKIVSVEPGPAGADAWVHGGGFATYHEARRERFARFEELRRRWDEKHAQLKKLVLNLRQAASISHELASRYQAAQTRLRKFEEAGPPPEPPREQDITMRLKGGRTGVRAVTCKGLELTGLMQPFDLEVFYGERVAVLGSNGSGKSHFLRLLAGEEVAHTGEWKLGARVVPGHFAQTHAHPELEGRTLLDILWKEHSQDRGAAMSRLRRYELTGQAEQPFDRLSGGQQARFQILLLELQGVTALLLDEPTDNLDLESAEALQEGLEAFDGTVLAVTHDRWFARSFDRYLVFGSDGRVRETPEPVWDERRVERVR; encoded by the coding sequence ATGGGACATCTGGAAGCCGCGCACCTCGAGTACTACCTCCCCGACGGGAGGGCCCTGCTCGGCGATGTGTCCTTCCGGGTGGGCGAAGGCGCCGCCGTCGCCCTGGTCGGCCCCAACGGCGCGGGCAAGACCACCCTGCTCCGGCTGATCTCCGGCGAGCTGAAGCCGCACGGGGGCACGGTCACGGTGAGTGGCGGCCTGGGCGTGATGCGGCAGTTCGTCGGGTCCGTACGGGACGAGACGACCGTACGCGACCTTCTCGTGTCCGTCGCACCGCCCCGCGTCCGGGAGGCCGCGCGGGCCGTCGACAAGGCCGAGCACGCGATCATGACCGTCGACGACGAGGCCGCCCAGCTGCGGTACGCGCAGGCCCTCGCCGACTGGGCCGAGGTGCGCGGCTACGAGGCCGAGACGCTGTGGGACATGTGCACCACGGCCGCGCTCGGCGTGCCCTACGAGCGGGCGCAGTGGCGGCAGGTGCGCACCCTGTCCGGCGGTGAGCAGAAACGGCTGGTCCTGGAGTCCCTGTTCCGCGGTACCGACGAGGTGCTGCTGCTCGACGAGCCCGACAACTACCTCGACGTACCCGGCAAGCGATGGCTGGAGGAGCGCCTGAAGGAGACCCGCAAGACGGTCCTCTTCGTCTCCCACGACCGCGAACTCCTCTCCCGCGCCGCCGAGAAGATCGTCTCCGTCGAACCCGGCCCGGCCGGCGCCGACGCCTGGGTGCACGGCGGCGGCTTCGCCACCTATCACGAGGCGCGGCGCGAACGCTTCGCCCGCTTCGAGGAGTTGCGCAGGCGCTGGGACGAGAAGCACGCTCAGCTCAAGAAGCTCGTGCTGAACCTCCGTCAGGCCGCTTCCATCAGCCATGAGCTGGCCTCCCGCTACCAGGCCGCCCAGACCCGGCTGCGCAAGTTCGAGGAGGCCGGGCCGCCGCCCGAGCCGCCGCGCGAGCAGGACATCACCATGCGCCTGAAGGGCGGCCGCACCGGCGTACGGGCCGTCACCTGCAAGGGACTTGAGCTGACCGGCCTGATGCAACCCTTCGACCTGGAGGTCTTCTACGGCGAGCGGGTCGCCGTCCTCGGCTCCAACGGCTCCGGCAAGTCGCACTTCCTGCGCCTGCTCGCGGGCGAGGAGGTGGCGCACACGGGGGAGTGGAAGCTCGGCGCCCGGGTCGTACCCGGCCACTTCGCGCAGACCCACGCCCACCCCGAACTGGAGGGCCGCACCCTCCTGGACATCCTCTGGAAGGAGCACTCCCAGGACCGGGGCGCGGCCATGTCCCGGCTGCGCCGCTACGAGCTGACCGGCCAGGCCGAGCAGCCCTTCGACCGCCTCTCCGGCGGCCAGCAGGCCCGGTTCCAGATCCTGCTGCTGGAACTCCAGGGCGTCACCGCGCTGCTCCTCGACGAGCCCACCGACAACCTCGACCTGGAGTCCGCCGAGGCTCTCCAGGAGGGTCTCGAGGCCTTCGACGGGACGGTCCTGGCGGTCACCCACGACCGCTGGTTCGCGCGCTCGTTCGACCGCTATCTGGTCTTCGGCAGCGACGGCCGGGTACGGGAGACACCCGAGCCGGTGTGGGACGAGCGCCGGGTGGAACGCGTCCGGTAG
- a CDS encoding GvpL/GvpF family gas vesicle protein, giving the protein MTGLRYVYAVCRPFDAALQSQLTGVGGTPPGLLRHHGLVAVVSTVPEGDFAERPLRAHLEDLDWLSATARAHQGVVDALTTVTTPLPLRLATVFRDDSAVRVMIEEREDDFRRTLDRVEGRVEWGVKVFLEPEPAEEPAARPARQAASGRDYLRQRRQHARSHEDRWQTAEDFANRLHTLLSRHAEQSRLHAPQNAALSAARGENVLNGAYLVPRSRSEEFVELVDRTKDEAPGMRVELTGPWAAYSFTGDLSEEER; this is encoded by the coding sequence ATGACCGGTCTGCGATACGTCTACGCGGTCTGCCGCCCGTTCGACGCGGCCCTGCAGTCCCAGCTGACGGGCGTCGGGGGCACCCCGCCGGGGCTGCTGAGACACCACGGCCTGGTCGCGGTCGTCAGCACGGTCCCGGAGGGTGACTTCGCCGAACGGCCGCTCCGCGCCCACCTGGAGGACCTGGACTGGCTGAGCGCGACCGCCCGCGCCCATCAGGGTGTGGTCGACGCGCTCACCACCGTCACCACGCCCCTGCCGCTCCGGCTCGCCACCGTCTTCCGGGACGACAGCGCCGTACGCGTGATGATCGAGGAGCGCGAGGACGACTTCCGGCGCACCCTCGACCGGGTAGAGGGCCGGGTGGAGTGGGGCGTCAAGGTGTTTCTGGAGCCAGAGCCGGCGGAGGAGCCTGCCGCCCGCCCCGCGCGGCAGGCCGCCAGCGGCCGGGACTATCTACGGCAGCGCCGGCAGCATGCCCGCTCCCACGAGGACAGATGGCAGACGGCCGAGGACTTCGCCAACCGGCTCCACACACTGCTTTCCCGGCACGCCGAGCAATCCCGGCTGCACGCCCCGCAGAACGCGGCGCTCTCCGCCGCCCGGGGAGAGAACGTGCTCAACGGGGCCTATCTCGTACCGCGCTCCCGGTCCGAGGAATTCGTGGAACTGGTCGACCGTACGAAGGACGAAGCGCCCGGGATGCGGGTGGAACTCACCGGACCCTGGGCGGCGTACTCGTTCACCGGCGATCTGTCGGAGGAGGAGCGGTGA